A part of Thermococcus sp. SY098 genomic DNA contains:
- the acs gene encoding acetate--CoA ligase alpha subunit, protein MMFDYFFKPKAIAVIGASNDPLKLGYEVFKNLKKYKEGRVYPVNVKDEVVQGVKAYKNVKEIPDEVDLAVIVVPKRFVKQTVIDCGEKGVKGIVLITAGFGETGEEGKKEEKELVEIAHQYGMRIIGPNCVGVMNTHNDMNATFIMDAKKGDIAFVSQSGALGAGIVYKTVKEGIGFSKFISIGNMADVDFSELMEYLADDEESKAIALYIEGVKDGRRFMEAAKKVTKKKPVIVLKAGKSESGARAASSHTGSLAGSYRIYEAAFKQTGILVANTIDEMLSMARAFTQPLPKGNRVAIMTNAGGPGVLTADEIDKHGLKLANLEEETMQKLREFLPPMAAVKNPVDMIASARGEEYYKTAKLLLEDENVDMLIAICVVPTFAGMTPTEHAEGVIRAVKEVNNGKPVLALFMAGYVSEPAKELLEKEGIPVYERPEDVGIAAYALWEIARRKMDEVL, encoded by the coding sequence ATGATGTTCGATTATTTCTTCAAACCTAAGGCAATAGCTGTAATTGGCGCTTCTAATGATCCTTTAAAGCTCGGCTATGAAGTTTTTAAAAATCTCAAGAAATACAAAGAGGGCAGAGTTTATCCAGTAAACGTAAAAGATGAAGTTGTCCAAGGAGTTAAAGCTTACAAGAATGTTAAAGAAATCCCTGATGAAGTGGACTTGGCGGTAATCGTTGTTCCAAAGCGCTTTGTCAAGCAGACAGTAATTGATTGCGGTGAAAAGGGCGTGAAGGGAATTGTTCTAATCACGGCTGGATTTGGGGAAACTGGAGAAGAAGGGAAGAAGGAGGAAAAAGAACTCGTTGAGATCGCTCACCAATACGGCATGAGGATCATCGGCCCCAACTGTGTCGGGGTAATGAACACCCACAACGATATGAACGCAACATTCATCATGGATGCAAAGAAAGGTGATATAGCATTTGTTTCTCAAAGCGGTGCTCTTGGAGCTGGAATTGTTTATAAAACTGTCAAGGAAGGAATTGGTTTTTCTAAGTTCATAAGCATTGGGAACATGGCTGATGTTGACTTTTCAGAGCTCATGGAGTACTTAGCAGATGATGAAGAAAGCAAGGCAATCGCGCTGTACATCGAAGGTGTTAAGGATGGAAGGAGGTTCATGGAAGCCGCTAAAAAAGTCACCAAGAAAAAGCCTGTCATTGTTCTCAAGGCTGGAAAGAGTGAGAGCGGAGCGAGGGCTGCTTCAAGCCATACAGGTTCATTAGCTGGAAGCTACAGGATCTATGAGGCAGCATTTAAGCAGACAGGCATTTTGGTTGCAAATACGATTGATGAGATGCTCAGCATGGCGAGAGCATTTACCCAGCCTCTTCCGAAGGGCAACAGGGTTGCAATTATGACAAATGCTGGCGGTCCTGGAGTATTAACGGCCGATGAAATTGACAAACACGGACTCAAATTGGCAAACCTTGAAGAGGAAACAATGCAGAAACTTAGGGAGTTTTTACCTCCAATGGCCGCCGTTAAGAATCCCGTGGATATGATAGCAAGTGCAAGGGGAGAAGAGTACTACAAGACTGCCAAGCTCCTTCTGGAAGATGAAAATGTTGATATGCTCATTGCAATTTGTGTCGTGCCAACATTCGCTGGAATGACTCCAACGGAGCATGCTGAAGGCGTCATAAGGGCTGTGAAGGAAGTTAATAACGGAAAGCCTGTTTTGGCATTATTCATGGCTGGCTATGTCAGTGAGCCAGCTAAAGAGCTCCTTGAGAAAGAAGGCATTCCGGTTTATGAAAGGCCTGAAGATGTGGGAATAGCGGCATACGCCCTTTGGGAAATCGCAAGAAGAAAAATGGATGAGGTGTTGTAG
- the iorA gene encoding indolepyruvate ferredoxin oxidoreductase subunit alpha, translated as MAKVTDIVLWDKPGEKVLLLGNHAIARGALEANIAVFAAYPGTPSSELTDTMAAVAEKAGVYMEYSTNEKVAFETALSAAWSGLRAMTAMKHVGLNVAADTFLSAVGMGVEGGFVIMVADDPSMWSSQNEQDTRVYAKFANVPVLEPSSPHEAKEMTKYAFELSEKFKHMVILRTTTRISHARGDVILGELPEEIKQAKRKFGDFKKDPSRFVDVPSNARKFHPQILEKIEKIREELAKCPFNWIEGKEDAKVGIIAPGLAYSYVKEALAWLGVDGVKILKLGTPFPVPYKLLEKFFDGLERVLIVEELEPVVEEQVKVWAFDNGIRIPIHGKDYVPRVYEMTTRRAVTAIAKFLGLETPIDFESVDEKYKKVSAIVPPRPPSLCPACPHRNTFYAIRKAAGSKAIFPSDIGCYTLGVLPPLKTVDTTVAMGASIGVAHGLDVALNGVPGEKDTKEKKKVIVATIGDSTFFHTGLPALANAIYNRSNVVIVVVDNLVTAMTGDQPNPGTGDTPHGPGKRILIEEVARAMGADFVEVVDPYDIKATYEVMKKAIETEGVSVVVARRVCALHHIGQLRRRGEKWPIYTVNEDKCTGCKICINAYGCPAIYWDAEKKKAQVNPLMCWGCGGCAQVCPFGAFEVMKEGE; from the coding sequence ATGGCAAAGGTTACTGACATAGTTTTATGGGATAAGCCTGGAGAGAAGGTTCTCCTTTTGGGAAATCACGCAATAGCAAGAGGTGCCCTTGAGGCAAACATAGCTGTTTTCGCAGCTTATCCTGGAACACCAAGTTCTGAGCTTACGGACACGATGGCTGCTGTTGCAGAAAAAGCGGGCGTTTATATGGAGTATTCAACAAACGAGAAGGTTGCATTTGAGACAGCCCTAAGTGCAGCATGGTCTGGACTGAGGGCTATGACAGCAATGAAGCACGTCGGATTGAACGTTGCAGCAGATACTTTTCTCAGCGCCGTTGGTATGGGTGTTGAAGGTGGATTTGTCATAATGGTTGCTGATGATCCAAGCATGTGGTCCTCACAGAACGAGCAGGATACAAGGGTTTACGCGAAGTTTGCTAATGTTCCAGTTCTTGAGCCCTCAAGTCCGCATGAAGCAAAGGAAATGACAAAATATGCCTTTGAACTAAGCGAGAAGTTCAAGCACATGGTTATCTTGAGAACCACAACGAGAATTTCACACGCAAGGGGAGATGTCATTTTAGGCGAGCTCCCAGAGGAGATTAAGCAGGCAAAGAGGAAATTTGGTGACTTCAAGAAAGACCCATCAAGGTTTGTTGATGTTCCCTCCAACGCAAGGAAGTTCCACCCACAAATTCTGGAGAAGATTGAAAAGATCAGGGAAGAGCTTGCCAAATGCCCATTTAACTGGATTGAGGGCAAAGAAGACGCTAAAGTAGGTATCATAGCCCCCGGATTGGCTTATTCATATGTAAAAGAGGCCTTAGCATGGCTTGGCGTTGATGGGGTGAAAATCCTAAAGCTTGGCACGCCTTTCCCTGTTCCATACAAACTGCTTGAGAAGTTCTTTGATGGATTGGAAAGAGTTCTCATAGTTGAAGAGCTTGAGCCTGTTGTTGAGGAGCAGGTTAAGGTATGGGCTTTTGACAACGGCATAAGAATCCCGATTCATGGAAAAGACTACGTTCCGAGAGTTTATGAAATGACAACAAGGAGAGCTGTAACTGCGATAGCAAAATTCCTTGGTCTTGAGACCCCGATTGACTTTGAAAGTGTTGACGAGAAGTATAAGAAAGTTTCAGCCATCGTTCCACCAAGACCTCCAAGCCTGTGTCCGGCATGTCCTCACAGGAACACCTTCTATGCTATAAGAAAAGCGGCTGGTTCAAAAGCGATATTCCCAAGCGACATTGGATGTTACACGCTCGGCGTCCTCCCTCCGCTTAAGACCGTTGACACGACGGTTGCAATGGGTGCATCAATAGGCGTTGCTCATGGATTGGATGTTGCATTGAATGGAGTTCCTGGTGAAAAAGATACAAAAGAAAAGAAGAAAGTCATCGTTGCCACGATTGGTGACTCAACGTTCTTCCACACTGGACTGCCAGCTTTGGCAAACGCAATTTACAACCGCTCAAATGTTGTCATAGTGGTTGTCGATAACCTTGTTACGGCAATGACTGGAGATCAGCCCAACCCGGGAACGGGCGATACTCCCCACGGCCCGGGCAAGAGAATCCTAATTGAAGAGGTTGCAAGAGCTATGGGTGCAGACTTCGTTGAAGTAGTTGATCCGTATGACATAAAGGCGACATATGAAGTCATGAAGAAGGCCATTGAGACAGAAGGAGTTAGCGTTGTTGTCGCAAGAAGGGTATGTGCGTTGCACCATATAGGCCAGCTGAGGAGAAGAGGCGAGAAGTGGCCAATATACACAGTAAATGAAGATAAGTGTACAGGCTGTAAGATCTGTATTAACGCCTATGGATGCCCAGCAATCTACTGGGATGCAGAGAAGAAGAAAGCCCAAGTGAATCCGCTTATGTGTTGGGGATGTGGTGGATGTGCACAGGTCTGTCCATTCGGAGCGTTTGAGGTCATGAAGGAGGGTGAGTGA
- the dph5 gene encoding diphthine synthase, with the protein MAIYFIGLGLYDEKDITLKGLEIARKCDLIFAEFYTSLLAGTKIEKIEKLIGKPIKVLNREEVELHFERIVLNEAKTRDVAFLTAGDPMVATTHADLRIRAKQMGIESYVIHAPSIYSAVSITGLQIYKFGKSATVAYPEKNWFPTSHYDVIKENKERGLHTLLFLDIKADQGRYMTANEAMDILLQVEEMKRQNVFTPETLVVVLARAGSLNPTLKAGYVKDMIKEDFGKQPHIMVVPGRLHIVEKEYLVAFADAPEEILGRRDL; encoded by the coding sequence ATGGCGATCTACTTCATAGGGCTTGGATTGTACGATGAAAAGGATATTACGCTCAAGGGTCTTGAGATAGCGAGAAAATGTGATTTGATCTTTGCAGAATTTTACACATCTCTGCTTGCAGGAACAAAAATCGAGAAAATCGAGAAGCTGATTGGAAAGCCGATCAAAGTTCTAAATAGGGAGGAGGTAGAACTGCATTTTGAAAGAATTGTCCTAAATGAGGCTAAAACCAGAGATGTGGCATTTTTAACAGCGGGTGATCCAATGGTGGCAACAACGCATGCCGATTTAAGAATCAGGGCAAAGCAGATGGGAATTGAAAGCTATGTAATCCATGCCCCCTCCATTTATTCGGCTGTTTCCATTACGGGCTTGCAGATTTACAAGTTTGGTAAAAGCGCAACAGTTGCTTATCCAGAAAAGAACTGGTTTCCAACGAGCCACTATGACGTAATAAAGGAGAACAAGGAAAGGGGATTACACACATTGCTTTTCCTCGATATAAAAGCAGATCAAGGGAGATACATGACAGCGAACGAAGCGATGGACATTCTTCTCCAAGTTGAGGAGATGAAAAGACAGAATGTGTTTACGCCTGAAACTCTTGTGGTAGTCTTAGCGAGGGCCGGCTCGCTCAATCCTACGCTCAAAGCTGGCTACGTGAAGGACATGATAAAGGAGGACTTTGGAAAGCAGCCTCACATAATGGTTGTCCCAGGAAGGTTGCATATAGTCGAGAAAGAGTATCTCGTAGCATTCGCCGATGCTCCGGAAGAGATACTTGGGCGAAGAGATTTATAG
- a CDS encoding cell wall-binding repeat-containing protein: MKNKVWISLSLLILLAVSLVSFTLLPVNAQENKQQYDLIIVRNDDLIDYIVALPYSKLINAPILPVDPQMLDDKTKAQLYSYAQLGWRKILIVGNSNAISKEVEDELLSLGFSVTRIGGAVRTETAEKLAVAFYPEGSNTVVLASAMDYGSALAAAKFAMEYQLPLLLTLENDLSEFTIIGLKKLHPRLVIMVGTGLNETIEKRLQEMGYETYWLGHQIGPPPVSKPEKESPIPWVVIGAVLSLAIAVPIILYWAKKKWAANRVPIEVLTEKERIVVKAILEKGGKVKQEDLPELTGYSRPTVSRIVQELEKKQLVTREKIGKTFIVKLIKEINLKE, from the coding sequence TTGAAGAATAAAGTCTGGATTTCACTTTCATTGCTCATATTGCTGGCAGTGTCCTTGGTAAGCTTCACTCTTCTTCCTGTGAATGCACAGGAAAACAAGCAGCAGTACGATTTAATAATCGTTAGGAATGATGATTTAATTGACTACATTGTCGCTCTTCCCTATTCTAAGCTTATAAATGCTCCTATCTTACCTGTAGATCCCCAGATGCTTGATGATAAAACAAAAGCCCAGCTTTATTCCTATGCACAGCTTGGGTGGAGGAAGATACTTATAGTGGGCAACTCGAATGCTATAAGCAAAGAAGTTGAGGATGAACTTCTCTCCCTTGGTTTTAGTGTTACAAGGATTGGAGGAGCTGTAAGAACGGAAACGGCAGAAAAGTTAGCAGTTGCTTTTTATCCAGAGGGAAGCAACACCGTTGTCTTGGCAAGTGCAATGGATTATGGATCTGCACTGGCTGCGGCAAAGTTCGCAATGGAGTATCAGCTTCCTCTGCTTTTAACTTTGGAGAACGATCTATCAGAGTTTACCATTATCGGGCTGAAGAAGCTCCATCCAAGATTAGTTATTATGGTCGGCACCGGATTAAACGAAACAATTGAAAAAAGGCTGCAGGAGATGGGTTACGAAACCTACTGGCTTGGACACCAGATTGGACCTCCTCCAGTCTCAAAACCCGAAAAAGAGTCTCCAATCCCATGGGTTGTCATTGGTGCTGTGCTGTCTCTCGCAATTGCAGTTCCGATAATTCTCTATTGGGCAAAGAAAAAGTGGGCAGCAAACAGAGTTCCAATTGAAGTTTTAACTGAAAAAGAGAGGATAGTTGTTAAGGCAATACTTGAAAAAGGCGGAAAGGTCAAACAGGAGGATCTGCCAGAGCTGACTGGATATTCAAGACCTACTGTGAGCAGAATAGTTCAAGAGCTTGAAAAGAAGCAGCTTGTAACGAGGGAAAAAATCGGAAAAACATTCATAGTAAAGCTGATAAAGGAAATAAATCTCAAAGAATAG
- a CDS encoding metal-dependent hydrolase, translated as MVKIRFLGHAAFEIEGSKRILIDPFLTGNPAAAVKPEDFDKVDLILVTHMHGDHVGDAVKIAQKTGAKIVAMYDIANYLVERNKGITTIGMNYGPTEIEGVKIVQVPAWHSSGAEEGFMVGNACGFIIDIDGVTIYHAGDTYVFKDMELFAELYGIDVALLPIGGHFTMGPKEAAKAVELLKPKYVIPMHYNTWPPIAQDPEEFKKLIGDKAEVIILKPGETFEL; from the coding sequence ATGGTGAAGATAAGGTTTTTAGGGCATGCGGCATTTGAGATCGAAGGAAGCAAGAGAATTCTCATTGATCCGTTCTTAACAGGAAATCCTGCTGCAGCAGTAAAACCCGAAGATTTTGACAAAGTCGATTTAATCTTAGTCACCCATATGCATGGCGACCACGTTGGCGATGCTGTAAAAATCGCACAGAAGACTGGAGCAAAGATTGTGGCAATGTATGACATAGCAAATTACCTTGTTGAAAGGAACAAGGGTATAACGACTATTGGGATGAACTACGGCCCAACTGAAATAGAGGGAGTTAAGATCGTCCAAGTCCCAGCCTGGCATTCAAGCGGGGCAGAGGAGGGCTTCATGGTGGGCAATGCGTGTGGATTCATAATTGACATTGACGGCGTAACAATTTACCATGCTGGAGATACCTATGTCTTTAAGGACATGGAGCTGTTCGCCGAGCTTTATGGAATTGATGTTGCCTTACTCCCAATCGGAGGACACTTTACAATGGGACCAAAAGAGGCGGCAAAGGCAGTTGAACTGTTAAAGCCCAAATATGTGATCCCAATGCACTACAACACCTGGCCGCCGATTGCTCAGGATCCAGAAGAATTTAAGAAGCTTATTGGAGACAAAGCGGAGGTTATAATCCTCAAGCCTGGAGAAACCTTCGAGCTTTGA
- a CDS encoding ATP-binding protein, which translates to MLFDLQPKTRREDLYDREKELLEFRDALSLGERLLLLLGIRRLGKSSLLNVALRESGFPCAKLDVRSLYFTHGSIPQETLAKRILDSLLESLSAKHKLQLGLEKALSSIKGIRISGIHVEFEKKPDLAELLEKLDSWAEKEGTRVILAFDEAQYLRLSGIQYDGMIAYAVDNLSNLTFVLTGSEVGMLHDFLGLDNPKKPLFGRYAREIILERFTREQSEDFLRKGFEELDFKVTLSEIENAVNRLDGIVGWLTMYGYLRGVRKLSEKDALNELFRKAHALVRDELSSLLSFSRRYGFILKAVALGNHRWSEIKDYVEVKSGHVNDAKFSALLKNLVKYGYLIKTERGYEIPDPVVSEVVKTL; encoded by the coding sequence TTGCTGTTTGATCTGCAACCAAAGACCAGAAGAGAGGATTTATATGATAGGGAGAAAGAACTTCTGGAATTTAGAGATGCCCTATCGCTCGGTGAGAGGCTGCTTCTGCTTCTGGGGATAAGGCGTCTTGGTAAAAGCTCCCTTTTGAATGTTGCACTGAGAGAATCTGGCTTTCCGTGCGCGAAACTCGATGTACGTTCTCTCTACTTTACACACGGCTCAATACCACAAGAAACCCTCGCCAAAAGGATTCTTGATTCCTTACTGGAATCACTCTCTGCCAAACATAAACTCCAGCTCGGGCTTGAAAAGGCTCTCAGCTCAATAAAAGGTATTAGAATATCAGGTATCCACGTGGAATTCGAGAAGAAGCCTGATCTTGCAGAGCTCCTTGAAAAACTTGATTCTTGGGCAGAAAAGGAAGGAACAAGAGTTATCTTAGCGTTTGATGAAGCCCAGTATCTTCGCCTATCTGGAATCCAGTACGATGGCATGATAGCCTACGCGGTGGACAACTTGTCGAATTTAACCTTTGTTCTTACGGGTTCTGAGGTGGGAATGCTTCATGACTTTCTTGGACTGGACAATCCTAAAAAACCTCTCTTTGGCAGATATGCAAGGGAGATAATCTTAGAAAGGTTTACCAGAGAACAGAGCGAAGACTTTCTGAGAAAGGGATTTGAAGAGCTTGATTTCAAAGTAACCCTTAGCGAGATAGAAAACGCAGTTAATAGACTTGATGGCATAGTTGGCTGGCTAACCATGTATGGCTATCTGAGGGGGGTTAGAAAGCTCTCTGAAAAAGATGCCCTGAATGAGCTCTTTAGAAAGGCACATGCACTTGTAAGGGATGAACTCTCTTCACTGCTGTCATTCAGCAGAAGATACGGCTTCATCCTTAAAGCGGTAGCCCTCGGGAACCACAGATGGAGCGAGATAAAAGACTACGTTGAGGTTAAAAGCGGCCACGTAAACGACGCAAAGTTCTCCGCTTTGCTAAAGAATCTGGTGAAGTACGGATACCTGATAAAAACCGAAAGAGGTTATGAGATTCCAGATCCGGTAGTCTCAGAAGTAG
- a CDS encoding C2H2-type zinc finger protein, translated as MAVLKAIKVRDRDGEIFFRCPRCGMVFKRSKDYIKHINRAHGHLFRK; from the coding sequence ATGGCGGTGTTGAAGGCAATAAAGGTCAGGGACAGAGACGGTGAGATATTTTTCAGATGCCCAAGATGTGGGATGGTATTTAAGAGGAGCAAGGATTATATCAAGCACATAAACAGGGCACACGGCCATCTCTTCAGAAAGTGA
- a CDS encoding tungsten cofactor oxidoreductase radical SAM maturase, translated as MHRFTFDNSLILIPKEPDLKYLYIEITNRCNLRCKMCFKQYWEDEEGDMDYSLFLKILDDAEDFPELEMIYFGGIGEPTVHPRFMDMVREVKKRGYALGMSTNGFLLTDKVIKELVELETDLIYISLDTIPTQETRIGHIMPSVAVDRIKKIVEEKRRQKKDFPHIGVEVVVTKENYWQMAEIADYLGELGIDVLLFSNIIPIEKHQADQIVYDGSVDMQHYIDELHAKAYKHFLLKLPEFELRTERHCDFIEKKVAVVRWDGEVAPCYRFLHTYPEIIFGREKKVYAYSFGNVKQKPLKEIWTSRDYTWFRFIVKNSIYPSCTDCQLADSCSFVEDTNADCWGNTPSCGDCLWARRIVVCPIPEKGIKGFW; from the coding sequence ATGCACAGGTTTACCTTTGATAACAGTCTGATTTTAATTCCAAAAGAACCCGATTTAAAGTACCTCTATATTGAAATAACAAACCGATGTAATCTAAGATGTAAAATGTGTTTTAAGCAGTACTGGGAAGATGAAGAGGGCGACATGGACTACAGCCTCTTTTTAAAGATCCTTGATGATGCAGAAGATTTTCCGGAACTTGAAATGATATACTTCGGCGGCATTGGAGAGCCAACAGTACATCCACGTTTCATGGATATGGTAAGGGAGGTTAAAAAAAGAGGTTATGCGTTGGGAATGTCCACTAACGGCTTTCTGCTTACAGATAAAGTCATCAAAGAGCTTGTGGAGCTGGAAACTGATTTGATATACATCTCACTTGACACAATACCCACTCAGGAAACCCGAATTGGGCATATAATGCCGAGTGTAGCTGTGGATAGAATAAAGAAGATAGTTGAAGAAAAAAGGCGTCAAAAGAAAGACTTCCCCCATATTGGAGTTGAAGTCGTTGTGACGAAGGAAAACTACTGGCAAATGGCTGAGATAGCGGACTACCTTGGAGAACTGGGTATTGATGTTCTGCTGTTTTCTAACATAATTCCGATTGAGAAACATCAAGCAGACCAAATAGTTTACGATGGAAGCGTTGATATGCAGCACTACATTGATGAGCTCCATGCAAAAGCATACAAGCATTTCCTCCTCAAGCTTCCAGAGTTTGAACTTAGGACTGAAAGACACTGTGACTTCATTGAAAAGAAAGTTGCAGTGGTAAGATGGGATGGAGAAGTTGCCCCATGCTATCGTTTCCTTCACACGTATCCGGAGATAATTTTTGGCAGGGAAAAGAAGGTTTATGCATATTCCTTTGGGAATGTTAAGCAAAAACCTCTCAAAGAGATATGGACGAGCAGAGATTACACTTGGTTTAGATTTATTGTCAAAAATTCCATTTATCCCTCATGTACAGACTGTCAGCTTGCAGATTCATGCAGTTTTGTCGAAGACACAAACGCAGACTGCTGGGGAAACACACCAAGCTGCGGTGACTGTTTGTGGGCAAGAAGGATAGTGGTGTGCCCAATACCCGAGAAGGGAATAAAAGGATTCTGGTGA
- a CDS encoding indolepyruvate oxidoreductase subunit beta yields MVKEYNIVITGVGGQGILTAANLLGWAALHAGYKVRVGEVHGMSQRFGSVIAYVRFGEDVYGAMVPEGKADVIMAFEPVEALRYINYLKEGGLVIANSNPIPPVQVSMGLATYPSMEEIRKIIEEDFKGKLITLDAEKLALEAGNVITTNVVLIGALTQTPGFPLSAEHVKEVIRLSVPKKAVDVNMKAFELGVKAAKELLGL; encoded by the coding sequence ATGGTTAAGGAGTACAACATTGTCATCACTGGTGTTGGCGGTCAGGGAATTCTCACAGCTGCCAACCTCTTAGGCTGGGCTGCCCTTCATGCTGGCTACAAGGTGAGGGTTGGCGAGGTTCATGGAATGAGCCAGCGTTTCGGTTCAGTCATTGCTTACGTCAGATTTGGTGAAGATGTCTATGGAGCAATGGTTCCCGAGGGAAAAGCGGACGTCATAATGGCTTTTGAGCCAGTTGAAGCTTTGAGATACATCAACTACCTCAAAGAAGGCGGATTGGTTATAGCAAACTCAAACCCTATTCCACCGGTTCAAGTTTCAATGGGATTAGCGACATATCCAAGCATGGAGGAAATCAGGAAGATCATCGAGGAGGACTTTAAGGGCAAGCTCATAACCTTAGATGCTGAAAAATTGGCTTTGGAAGCTGGAAATGTCATCACGACAAACGTTGTCCTCATTGGAGCACTCACACAGACGCCAGGGTTCCCGTTGAGTGCTGAACACGTTAAGGAAGTCATTAGGCTCAGCGTTCCAAAGAAGGCAGTTGATGTCAATATGAAGGCCTTCGAGCTTGGCGTTAAAGCTGCCAAGGAATTACTTGGGCTTTGA
- a CDS encoding HNH endonuclease signature motif containing protein, producing the protein MDIFWFFERDEGERKKAARSLTDSQKRAIMEAVGFKCEVCGKKLPPSALHIHHITPVSEGGTNRVDNIIVVCANCHNLIHRANKYPREKLRKIARNRSKKVKEQIRQILSRNKSKKSTKSKSRSLFDAEISTFSISSLLGSSSSKRKGHRKKEKNPFDIEIPTWEFEDPFSPKSKKRKRKKR; encoded by the coding sequence ATGGATATATTTTGGTTCTTTGAACGTGATGAGGGAGAGCGTAAGAAGGCAGCCCGATCTTTGACCGATTCTCAAAAACGAGCCATAATGGAAGCTGTAGGCTTTAAATGTGAGGTATGTGGCAAAAAACTTCCCCCCTCTGCATTACATATTCACCATATTACTCCCGTAAGTGAAGGTGGAACAAACAGGGTGGACAACATTATCGTTGTCTGTGCTAATTGTCATAATCTGATACACAGAGCGAACAAATACCCACGAGAGAAATTGCGCAAAATAGCCCGAAATAGGAGTAAAAAAGTTAAGGAACAAATTAGACAAATCTTGAGTAGAAATAAATCTAAGAAATCCACCAAAAGCAAATCAAGAAGCCTCTTCGATGCAGAAATCTCTACATTTAGCATATCCAGTCTCCTTGGATCGTCTTCTTCTAAGAGAAAGGGTCATAGGAAGAAGGAAAAGAATCCTTTTGATATAGAAATTCCAACATGGGAGTTCGAGGATCCATTTTCTCCAAAATCTAAGAAACGTAAAAGAAAGAAACGTTAG